The DNA region CTATCAAGACTTGTTTCTCTCTTGCAGCATGATATTCTGCATTTTCTTTTAAATCTCCATGACTTCTTGCCGTATCAATTTCTATAACAACAGCAGGTCGTTGGTTGTCTTTTAGATCTTTTAACTCAGCAACTAATTTGTCATAGCCAAATTGGCTCATTGGTTCTTTTTGCATGATTTATCCTTATTGAGTTTGACTTAATATTTTTGCTAAATTTTTAGCACTACCAAATTTTAAATATTCTTCTAAAAAGTTAACTTTAACAAAAAATGCCTTATAATCATATTTATTGTAAGCTTCATAAAGGTTTAAAACATTAACTTGATTTTGCAAAAATTCAGGATTTAAAGCTTCTTTATTTGCAAAATCGCAAAAAATATTAGCAAGTCCTATGTGTTTTAATTTTACAAAAAGTTTTGCAATAAAAATATCAATTGTTCTAGCTTTATAAGCTAGTATAAAAGGTGTTTTAATTAAGGCTGCTTCTAATGTAGCTGTTCCACTGCAAATAAAAGCAAAATCAACTTTTTTAAGTACTTTAGGAGTATTACTTTGAATTTTAAAATCTTTAATATCTCCATAAATTTCAAGTTTATTAAGATTAAAAGGAGGAACACAAAGGATTTTTTCACCTTGAAAATTTTTAGAAAGTTCTTTAAAAATAGGCATCAAGCGTTTGATTTCACTTTTTCTAGATCCAGGTAAAAAGGCTATAATTTTTTCATTTTCTTTTTTTGAAAGTAAGTTTTTTATATCATTTTGATCTTTAAATTCTTTTATTTCATCTAAAAGTGGATGACCTACATAGATGCTTTTATCAAAGAATTGTTGATCAAAAGGTAAAATAGAAGCTAGTATATCAAAATGGCTTTGTATGATACGAATACGTCCTTTTTTCCATGCCCAAACCTGAGGTAAGATATAATAAATTCTTTTGATTTTTGAACCATTTTTTTTTAAGGCTTTTGCAAAAGGAATATTAAATGCAGGAGAATCTATACATAAAATAGCGTCTATTTTTTGAGTTAAGCTTAAATTTACCAAATCTTTTATAGCGCGTTTTGCTTTTAAAATAAGGGGTAAAATTTCTATAAAACCCATAGCACTAAATTCATGCGACCTGTATAGAGGTTTAGATTTTAAATTAAAATATTCGCATAAATTTTCATCATAAATTCCAAGTAAATTAAATACTTCATACTCTTTTTGATAAGCTTTTAAAACTTCTTTTAAGTGTAAATTTGCTGAGGGTTCTAAGGCGCAAACTAAAAAAGTCTTCATTTTTATTCCAAATAAATTATAAGTTTTTTTGTTTTTAATCTCATCATTGAATAATTTTTAAAGTTTTATACCTTAAATAATAGTAACAATATATTTAAGGTAGTAATGAAAATATTTAATGTTTAATGATTAAGATTTTGACCGCTAAATTTTATCATATTAAAATAAAATTGCAAGATTTTAATGTCTATAAAAATAATAAAAATGAATATAAAATATGAAAATCAAGATTTTAGAAAAATATGTTACAATTTGAATTTTATTTTTTGCAAGGAAAAATGATGAGAGAAATTCTTGTTACTAATGATGATGGCTATGAGAGTGAAGGACTTAGAAAACTTGTTAAAATGTTAAAAAAGGAGTTTAAAGCTAAAATAACTATAGTAGCACCATCTATTGAAAAATCAGCTTGTTCTCATTCTATAACTTTAACTAAACCTTTGCGTTTGATTAAGGTAGGAAAAAGATTTTATAAGCTTGATGAGGGAACACCTGCAGATTGTGTTTATCTTGCCCTTCATGCGCTTTATAAAACACGTTTACCTGATCTTGTTATTAGTGGGATCAATAAGGGAGCAAATGTAGGTGAAGATATTACTTATTCAGGAACTTGTGCAGGTGCTATGGAAGCGGTTTTACAAGGAATCCCTGCTATTGCTCTTTCTCAATTTTATAAAAGCAATGAAGAAGAACTTGATTTTAAAAATGCTTTAAAAATTACTAAAAAGCTTCTTAAATGTATTTTTGATAAAGGATTTCCTTTAGAAAAAAAAGAATTTTTAAATATTAATTTTCCAACAAAAGCAAAATTTAAAGGTATAAAAATTTGTAAAGCCGGTAAACGTGTGTATAATTTTAAAGCTCATTCTAATGTAAATCCACGTGGTATAGAGTATTACTGGCTTGCAGCAGCGAATTTAGATTATGAAGATGAGAAAAAAAGTGATATTCCTTTACTTAAAAAAGGTTATGTTACTATAACTCCTATAATGTTGGATCTTACAGCTTATAAGCGAATAAAAAAAGTTCAAAAATGGCTAAAGGCAAATAATGAATGATAGATTTACACGTATAAAATGGTTAATTGGAGAAGATCAATTTAAAAAAATGACACAAACAAAAATACTTGTTTGTGGTTTAGGTGGAGTAGGTGGAATTTGTGTTGATTCGCTTTATCGTAGCGGTTTTAGAAATTTTACTTTAATTGATGCAGATAAATTTGAAATAACTAATCAAAATCGTCAAATACATAGTGAAAATATTGGCGAGGCAAAAGCAAAAGTATTTGAAAGAATTTATCAAGCTAAGGGTATAGTCAGTAAAATTGATAAAGAATTTTTACAAAATTTTAATTTAAGTGCATTTGATCTTATTATTGATGCTATTGATGATATTCCTGCAAAAGTGGCGTTAGTTCACCTTGTAGATTTTAAAAAACAAATT from Campylobacter hepaticus includes:
- the lpxB gene encoding lipid-A-disaccharide synthase, whose amino-acid sequence is MKTFLVCALEPSANLHLKEVLKAYQKEYEVFNLLGIYDENLCEYFNLKSKPLYRSHEFSAMGFIEILPLILKAKRAIKDLVNLSLTQKIDAILCIDSPAFNIPFAKALKKNGSKIKRIYYILPQVWAWKKGRIRIIQSHFDILASILPFDQQFFDKSIYVGHPLLDEIKEFKDQNDIKNLLSKKENEKIIAFLPGSRKSEIKRLMPIFKELSKNFQGEKILCVPPFNLNKLEIYGDIKDFKIQSNTPKVLKKVDFAFICSGTATLEAALIKTPFILAYKARTIDIFIAKLFVKLKHIGLANIFCDFANKEALNPEFLQNQVNVLNLYEAYNKYDYKAFFVKVNFLEEYLKFGSAKNLAKILSQTQ
- the surE gene encoding 5'/3'-nucleotidase SurE translates to MREILVTNDDGYESEGLRKLVKMLKKEFKAKITIVAPSIEKSACSHSITLTKPLRLIKVGKRFYKLDEGTPADCVYLALHALYKTRLPDLVISGINKGANVGEDITYSGTCAGAMEAVLQGIPAIALSQFYKSNEEELDFKNALKITKKLLKCIFDKGFPLEKKEFLNINFPTKAKFKGIKICKAGKRVYNFKAHSNVNPRGIEYYWLAAANLDYEDEKKSDIPLLKKGYVTITPIMLDLTAYKRIKKVQKWLKANNE
- a CDS encoding tRNA threonylcarbamoyladenosine dehydratase, which codes for MMNDRFTRIKWLIGEDQFKKMTQTKILVCGLGGVGGICVDSLYRSGFRNFTLIDADKFEITNQNRQIHSENIGEAKAKVFERIYQAKGIVSKIDKEFLQNFNLSAFDLIIDAIDDIPAKVALVHLVDFKKQIFISSTGGARKLDPTRIKTTSIFKTHGDALAKKFRYELRKSGFKGNFDVVFSDEEAHCQDLGSFMGVTASFGLALASLALRKVIDKKSI